A window of Enterobacter ludwigii genomic DNA:
TGGTGCCCAGCTCTTTAAGCACTTCGTGGCAGGTCTCACGCATCACGGTGGCGCGTGGGTCGTAGTTTTTGTAAACACGGTGACCAAAGCCCATCAGGCGGAAGGAGTCATTCTTGTCTTTCGCGCGACGCACGAACTCAGGAATGTGTTCCACAGAGCTGATCTCTTCCAGCATCTTCAGCGCCGCTTCGTTCGCGCCGCCGTGCGCCGGTCCCCACAGGGAGGCGATGCCCGCAGCGATACAGGCAAACGGGTTCGCGCCTGAAGAGCCTGCGGTACGTACGGTGGAGGTAGAGGCGTTCTGTTCGTGGTCAGCGTGCAGGATCAGAATACGGTCCATCGCGCGTTCCAGAACCGGGTTCACTTCGTACTCTTCGCACGGCGTGGAGAACATCATGCGCAGGAAGTTGCCGGCATAGGAGAGGTCGTTACGTGGATACACAAACGGCTGACCGATGGAGTATTTGTAGCACATCGCTGCCATGGTTGGCATTTTGGACAGCAGACGGAACGCCGCGATATCACGGTGGCGTGGGTTATTCACGTCCAGAGAATCGTGGTAGAACGCCGCCAGCGCACCGGTAATCCCGCACATCACCGCCATCGGGTGAGAGTCACGACGGAACGCATGGAACAGACGAGTAATCTGTTCATGGATCATGGTGTGACGGGTCACGGTGGTTTTGAATTCATCGTATTGTGCCTGCGTCGGTTTTTCGCCGTTCAGCAGGATGTAGCACACTTCCAGGTAGTTGGATTCAGTGGCTAATTGATCGATGGGGAAGCCGCGATGGAGCAGGATACCTTCGTCACCGTCAATGTAGGTGATTTTGGATTCGCAAGATGCGGTAGAGGTGAATCCAGGGTCAAAGGTGAAAACTCCTTTAGAACCCAGCGTACGGATATCAATAACATCCTGACCGAGCGTGCCTTTTAGCACATCCAGTTCAATAGCAGTGTCACCATTTAGGGTGAGCGTTGCCTTCGTATCAGCCATTTACGGTCTCCTTAGCGCCTTATGCTTAAGACTGCGCTTTACCGGATTTGCTTTCAGCTGTTAATCACCGTTACCAGATTGTTATTTGGCTTACCGCTCAGCTCACGAGGACAAACCAGGGTACAGAGCTATGGCGCCTTGCAGGTAAACGAATGAAATATCAGTGAAACAACAGCAAATCAGCGTTTTTGCAGTCCGAATTATTCAAACCTGTATATCACTAATAACTGTCCTGATAACTTCGGTCAATACCATCACACTGTTACATAACTATTTGTCAGGTGAAAGAGAGACCTCATAACTTTTGCGCATTATATGCCTTTTCTGCTGACGTTTGTAACAATATTGTTTAACATTTGTCAAATCAGATGATTAAAATTTAAAAAGATGTTGTTATCGTGACCCTGATCACTGTTCCAGAGAAAACCCGACAAACTGTATGTAGGTTAATTGTAATGATTTTGTGAACGGCCTATACTGCCGCCAGGTCTCCGGAACACCCTGCAATCCCGAGCCACCCAGCGTTGTAACGTGTCGTTTAAGCATCTGGAAGCAATGTTTTGCATGACGCGCAGTTATAGAAAAGGAACGCTGCTTGACCCGCATCGCAGTCCGGAGGAAGGAAACAATAAGAACAGCATGTGGGCGTTATTCATGATAAGAAATGTGAAAAAACAAAGACCTGTCAATCTGGATCTCAAAACGATCCGGTTCCCTGTAACAGCAATAGCGTCCATTTTGCACCGCGTTTCTGGTGTGATTACGTTTGTGGCGGTCGGTATTCTGCTGTGGTTACTGGGCACCAGCCTCTCTTCTCCTGAAGGATTCCTCCAGGCCTCTGCCATCATGAACAGCTTCTTCGTGAAATTTATCATGTGGGGCATTCTGACCGCGCTGGCGTACCACGTTGTGGTGGGTGTTCGCCATATGCTGATGGACTTTGGCTACCTGGAAGAAACCTTCGAAGCCGGGAAACGCTCCGCTAACATTTCATTTGTGATTACAGTCGTGCTTTCACTTCTCGCAGGAGTTCTCGTATGGTAAGCAACGCCTCCGCATTAGGACGCAACGGCGTACATGACTTCATTCTGGTCCGTGCTACCGCTATCGTTCTCACCCTTTACATTATCTATATGATCGGTTTCTTCGCGACCAGCGGCACGCTGACGTGGGAAATCTGGAGTGGGTTTTTCGGATCTGCCTTCACCAAAGTGTTCACCCTGCTGGCGCTGTTCTCCATCCTTATTCATGCCTGGATTGGCATGTGGCAGGTGTTGACCGATTACGTTAAACCACTGGCTATTCGCCTTCCTCTGCAGCTGGCAATCGTCGTTGCTCTGGTGGTTTACGTTATTTATGGATTCGTTGTGGTGTGGGGTGTGTAATGAAACTGCCAGTCAGAGAATTTGATGCTGTCGTGATTGGTGCGGGTGGCGCAGGTATGCGTGCCGCACTGCAAATTTCCCAGAGCGGCCAGACCTGTGCGCTGCTCTCAAAAGTATTCCCAACCCGTTCCCACACTGTGTCTGCGCAGGGCGGTATCACCGTTGCGCTGGGTAACTCCCATGAAGATAACTGGGAATGGCACATGTACGACACGGTAAAAGGTTCCGACTACATCGGCGACCAGGATGCCATCGAATATATGTGTAAGACTGGCCCGGAAGCGATTCTGGAGCTGGACCATATGGGTCTGCCGTTCTCCCGTCTGGAAAATGGCACCATCTATCAGCGTCCGTTTGGCGGCCAGTCGAAAAACTTCGGCGGCGAGCAGGCGGCACGTACTGCGGCGGCGGCTGACCGTACCGGCCACGCGCTGCTGCACACCCTGTACCAGCAGAACCTGAAAAACCACACCACCATCTTCTCCGAGTGGTACGCGCTGGATCTGGTGAAAAACGCCGATGGCGCAATTGTGGGTTGTACCGCGCTGTGCATCGAAACCGGTGAAGTGGTCTACTTCAAAGCACGTGCAACCGTGCTGGCAACCGGCGGTGCAGGCCGTATCTATCAGTCCACCACTAACGCCCACATCAACACCGGTGACGGCGTCGGTATGGCTATCCGCGCGGGCGTGCCGGTGCAGGATATGGAGATGTGGCAGTTCCACCCAACCGGTATCGCTGGTGCGGGCGTTCTGGTAACAGAAGGCTGCCGCGGTGAAGGTGGTTATCTGCTGAATAAACACGGCGAGCGCTTCATGGAGCGTTACGCCCCGAATGCGAAAGACCTGGCGGGTCGTGACGTGGTGGCGCGCTCCATCATGATCGAAATCCGTGAAGGCCGCGGCTGCGACGGCCCATGGGGTCCACACGCCAAGCTGAAACTCGACCATCTGGGTAAAGAAGTACTGGAGTCCCGTCTGCCAGGCATCCTGGAACTGTCCCGTACCTTCGCTCACGTTGACCCTGTAAAAGAGCCAATTCCGGTAATCCCAACCTGCCACTATATGATGGGCGGTATTCCGACCAAAGTGACCGGTCAGGCGCTGACCGTGAACGAGCAGGGCGAAGACGTGGTCATCCCTGGCCTGTTCGCAGTAGGTGAAATCGCCTGCGTATCCGTACACGGTGCCAACCGTCTGGGCGGCAACTCCCTGCTGGACCTGGTGGTGTTTGGTCGTGCGGTGGGTCTGCATCTGCAGGAATCCATTGCCGAGCAGGGCGACCTGCGTGACGCGACCGACGACGAAATTGGTGCCTCTCTTGAGCGCCTCAACCGCTGGAACGGCAACCGTAACGGCGAAGATCCGGTGGAAATCCGTAAAGCGCTTCAGGAATGTATGCAGCACAACTTCTCGGTATTCCGTGAAGGTGACGCGATGGCCAAAGGTCTTGAGCAGCTGAAAGCGATCCGCGAGCGTCTGAAAAATGCCCGTTTGGACGACACTTCCAGCGAGTTCAACACCCAGCGCGTTGAGTGCCTGGAGCTGGATAACCTGATGGAAACTGCATTTGCCACCGCGATGTCGGCAAACTTCCGTACCGAAAGCCGTGGCGCGCATAGCCGCTTCGACTTCCCGGAGCGTGACGATGAAAACTGGCTGTGCCATTCCCTGTATCTGCCAGAATCGGAAACCATGACGCGCCGTCAGGTGAACATGGAACCGAAACTGCGTCCGGCGTTCCCGCCGAAGATTCGTACTTACTAATGCGGAGACAGGATAATGAAACTCGAATTCTCAGTTTATCGTTATAACCCGGATGTTGATGATGCTCCGCGTATGCAGGATTACACCCTGGAAGCGGAAGAAGGTCGTGACATGATGCTGCTGGATGCCTTAATCCAGCTGAAAGAAAAAGATCCGACGCTGTCGTTTCGTCGTTCCTGCCGTGAAGGGGTGTGTGGCTCTGACGGCGTGAACATGAACGGCAAAAATGGCCTGGCCTGCATCACGCCAATTTCCGCGTTGCAGCGTCCAGGTCAGAAAATTGTTATCCGTCCTCTGCCTGGCCTGCCGGTCGTGCGTGATTTGGTGGTGGACATGGGGCAATTCTATGCACAATATGAGAAGATTAAGCCTTACTTGTTGAATAATGGGCAAAATCCGCCCGCTCGCGAGCACTTACAGTCTCCTGAGCAGCGTGAAAAACTCGATGGGCTGTACGAGTGTATTCTCTGTGCATGTTGTTCGACGTCCTGCCCATCGTTCTGGTGGAACCCGGACAAGTTTATCGGCCCGGCGGGTCTGCTGGCTGCCTATCGCTTCCTGATCGATAGCCGCGACACCGAAACCGATAGCCGTCTGGAAGGACTGAGTGACGCTTTCAGCGTATTCCGCTGCCATAGCATCATGAACTGCGTCAGTGTGTGTCCGAAGGGGCTGAACCCGACGCGCGCCATCGGCCATATTAAGTCGATGTTGTTGCAGCGCAGTGCGTAAGTAGTGAGAGGGGAGCGCTGTTCCCCTCACCCTGACCCTCTCCCCGTGGGAGAGGGGACAGATTGCAGAAACCTTTAAAAACTGCCCTGTACTACCCTGAAGTCCAGACAGTTTCTAAAGGTTCCTTCGCGGGCCAAATGAAAAGAGCTCGCAGGTGAACCCCGGCACGTACACGTGGTGTGCGTGGTAGTTTCTACGGCGAAAGTAAGCATAAAAATGCTTAAGGGATCACGATGCAGAACGGCGCAATGAAAGCCTGGCTGGACTCTTCTTACCTCTCTGGTGCCAACCAGAGCTGGATAGAACAGCTCTATGAAGACTTCTTAACCGATCCTGACTCAGTGGACGCAAACTGGCGTTCCATGTTCCAGCAGTTGCCTGGCACGGGAGTCAAACCGGATCAATTCCATTCCAAAACACGTGATTATTTCCGTCGTCTGGCGAAGGATGCCTCACGTTACTCTTCTGCGATTTCCGACCCTGACACCAATGCGAAGCAGGTTAAAGTCCTGCAGCTTATCAACGCTTATCGCTTCCGTGGTCACCAGCATGCGAATCTCGATCCGCTGGGACTGTGGCAGCAAGACCGTGTGGCGGATCTCGATCCGGCGTATCACGATCTGACCGAGGCCGATTTCCAGGAAAGCTTTAACGTAGGTTCCTTTGCCATCGGCAAAGACACGATGAAGCTGGGCGATCTGATTGACGCGCTCAAGCAAACCTACTGCGGCTCCATCGGCGCGGAATACATGCACATTACCTCTACCGAAGAGAAACGCTGGATCCAGCAGCGTATCGAATCCGTAGCGGGCCACGCGACCTTCTCGGCTGACGAGAAAAAACGCTTCCTGAACGAACTGACCGCTGCCGAGGGTCTTGAGCGCTATCTTGGCGCGAAATTCCCGGGCGCAAAACGCTTCTCGCTGGAAGGCGGTGATGCGCTGGTGCCGATGCTGAAAGAGCTGATTCGTCACGCCGGCAAGAGCGGCACCCGTGAAGTGGTGCTGGGCATGGCGCACCGTGGTCGTCTGAACGTACTGGTCAACGTGCTGGGTAAAAAACCGCAGGATCTGTTCGACGAATTCGCGGGCAAACATAAAGAACACCTCGGCACCGGCGACGTGAAGTACCACATGGGCTTCTCGTCTGATATCGAAACCGAAGGTGGTCTGGTTCACCTGGCGCTGGCGTTTAACCCGTCGCACCTGGAAATCGTCAGCCCGGTGGTTATCGGTTCCGTGCGTGCGCGTCTGGATCGTCTGGACGAGCCTAGCAGCAATAAAGTACTGCCAATCACCATCCACGGTGATGCGGCGGTAACAGGGCAGGGCGTGGTTCAGGAAACCCTGAACATGTCCAAAGCGCGTGGTTACGAAGTGGGCGGTACCGTTCGCATCGTGATTAACAACCAGGTGGGCTTCACCACCTCTAACCCGCTGGATGCACGTTCTACCCCGTACTGCACCGACATCGGTAAAATGGTACAGGCGCCGATCTTCCACGTTAACGCGGATGACCCGGAAGCCGTTGCTTTTGTTACCCGTCTGGCGCTGGACTTCCGTAACACCTTCAAGCGCGATGTGTTCATTGACCTCTTCTGCTACCGTCGTCACGGCCACAACGAAGCGGATGAGCCAAGTGCAACCCAGCCGCTGATGTACCAGAAAATCAAAAAACACCCGACCCCGCGCAAAATCTATGCTGACAAGCTGGAGAGCGACAAAGTGGCGACGCTGGAAGATGCGACCGAAATGGTCAACCTCTACCGCGACGCGCTGGATGCGGGTGAATGCGTGGTGAAAGAGCTGCGCCCAATGAACATGCACTCCTTTACCTGGTCGCCGTACCTCAACCACGAGTGGGATGAGAGCTACCCGAACAAGGTCGAAATGAAGCGCCTGCAGGAGCTGGCTAAACGCATCAGCACTGTGCCTGACGCCATTGAGATGCAGTCTCGCGTGCAGAAAATCTACGCTGACCGTCAGTCCATGGCAGCAGGCGAGAAGCTGTTTGACTGGGGTGGCGCGGAAACCCTGGCTTACGCAACGCTGGTTGACGAGGGTATTCCTGTTCGTCTGTCCGGTGAAGATGCGGGCCGTGGCACCTTCTTCCACCGTCACGCAGTTGTTCACAACCAGTCCAACGGTTCAACCTACACTCCGCTGCAGCACGTGCACAACGGTCAGGGCCAGTTCAAGGTCTGGGACTCCGTGCTGTCTGAAGAAGCGGTGCTGGCATTCGAATACGGTTACGCCACCGCAGAACCTCGCACCCTGACTATCTGGGAAGCGCAGTTCGGTGACTTCGCCAACGGTGCGCAGGTTGTGATCGACCAGTTCATCTCCTCCGGCGAGCAGAAATGGGGCCGTATGTGTGGCCTGGTGATGCTGCTGCCGCACGGCTATGAAGGCCAGGGGCCGGAGCACTCCTCCGCGCGTCTGGAACGTTATCTGCAGCTCTGCGCTGAGCAGAATATGCAGGTCTGCGTGCCGTCCACCCCGGCTCAGGTGTACCACATGCTGCGTCGTCAGGCGCTGCGCGGTATGCGCCGTCCGCTGGTGGTGATGTCGCCGAAATCCCTGCTGCGTCATCCGCTGGCCGTGTCCAGCCTGGACGAACTGGCGAATGGCACCTTCCTGCCAGCCATCGGTGAGATTGATGAACTGGATCCGCAGGCTGTGAAGCGTGTGGTGATGTGTTCTGGTAAGGTTTATTACGACCTGCTGGAACAGCGCCGTAAGAACGATCAGAAAGATGTCGCCATCGTGCGTATCGAACAGCTTTATCCGTTCCCGCACCAGGCGGTGCAGGAAGCGCTGAAACCTTACGCTCACGTACATGATTTTGTCTGGTGCCAGGAAGAGCCGCTCAACCAGGGCGCATGGTACTGCAGCCAGCATCATTTCCGTGAAGTGATTCCATTTGGGTCAGCCCTGCGTTATGCAGGTCGCCCGGCCTCCGCCTCACCGGCGGTAGGGTATATGTCCGTTCACCAGAAGCAGCAACAAGATCTGGTCAATGACGCGCTGAACGTCGATTAATTAAAGGATACATAATGAGTAGCGTAGATATTCTTGTTCCCGACCTGCCTGAATCTGTAGCAGATGCGACCGTCGCTACCTGGCACAAAAAACCAGGCGATGCCGTTAAGCGCGATGAAGTGCTGGTAGAAATCGAAACTGACAAAGTGGTACTGGAAGTACCGGCTTCGGCGGATGGTGTTCTGGATGCTGTGCTGGAAGATGAAGGCACAACCGTAACCTCTCGTCAGATCCTGGGTCGCCTGCGCGAAGGCAACAGCGCGGGCAAAGAGTCCAGCGCGAAATCTGAAGAGAAAGCCTCTACGCCGGCTCAACGCCAGCAGGCTTCTCTGGAAGAGCAGACCAACGATGCGCTCAGCCCGGCGATTCGTCGCCTGCTGGCTGAGCACAACCTGGATGCGGCTGCTATTAAAGGCACCGGTGTGGGTGGTCGTCTGACCCGCGAAGATATCGAGAAGCACCTGGCGAAAGCGCCTGCGAAAGCAGAAGCAAAAGCCCCTGCGGCAGCGCCAGCAGCGCAGCCTGCTCTGGGTGCCCGCAGCGAAAAACGTGTGCCAATGACTCGCCTGCGTAAGCGTGTGGCTGAGCGTCTGCTGGAAGCGAAAAACTCCACCGCGATGCTGACCACCTTCAACGAAGTGAACATGAAGCCAATCATGGACCTGCGTAAGCAGTACGGTGACGCGTTTGAAAAACGTCACGGTATCCGTCTGGGCTTTATGTCCTTCTACGTGAAAGCGGTGGTTGAAGCGCTGAAACGCTACCCGGAAGTGAACGCGTCCATCGACGGTGATGACGTGGTTTACCACAACTACTTCGACGTCAGCATGGCGGTATCTACTCCGCGTGGCCTGGTGACCCCAGTACTGCGTGACGTGGATACCCTGGGTATGGCTGATATCGAGAAAAATATTAAAGAGCTGGCTGTGAAAGGCCGCGACGGCAAGCTGACCGTAGATGACCTGACCGGCGGTAACTTCACCATTACCAACGGCGGCGTATTCGGTTCGCTGATGTCTACCCCAATCATTAACCCGCCGCAGAGCGCGATCCTGGGTATGCATGCCATTAAAGATCGTCCTATGGCGGTAGACGGTAAAGTTGAGATCCTGCCGATGATGTACCTGGCACTGTCTTACGATCACCGTCTGATCGATGGCCGCGAGTCCGTTGGCTTCCTGGTGGCGATTAAAGAGCTGCTGGAAGATCCAACGCGTCTGCTGCTCGACGTCTAGTTTGCAGTCTTGCCCGGCGGCATATAGCTGCCGGGCCTATAAAAGCACGACCTAACGATTACCTGAAGGATGGATAGAACACATGAACTTACATGAATATCAGGCCAAACAGCTGTTTGCCCGGTATGGCTTACCGGCTCCGGTGGGTTATGCCTGTACTACCCCGCGTGAAGCAGAAGAAGCCGCATCTAAAATCGGTTCCGGCCCTTGGGTAGTTAAGTGTCAGGTTCACGCTGGTGGCCGTGGTAAAGCGGGCGGTGTGAAGGTTGTTAAGAGCAAAGAAGAGATTCGTGCGTTTGCTGAACATTGGCTCGGCAAGCGTCTGGTGACCTACCAGACAGATGCGAACGGCCAGCCGGTTAACCAGATCCTGGTAGAAGCCGCGACCGACATCGCGAAAGAACTGTACCTGGGTGCGGTTGTTGACCGTAGTTCCCGTCGCGTGGTGTTCATGGCGTCTACCGAAGGCGGCGTGGAAATCGAAAAAGTGGCAGAAGAAACCCCTCATCTGATCCACAAAGTGGCTATCGATCCGCTGGCAGGCCCAATGCCTTACCAGGGTCGTGAGCTGGCGTTCAAACTGGGTCTGGAAGGTAAACTGGTTCAACAGTTCACCAAGATCTTCATGGGTCTGGCGACCATCTTCCTGGAGCGTGACCTGGCGCTGATCGAGATCAACCCGCTGGTGATCACCACTCAGGGCGATCTGATCTGCCTCGACGGTAAACTGGGCGCTGACGGCAACGCACTGTTCCGCCAGCCGGATCTGCGCGAAATGCGTGACCAGTCTCAGGAAGACCCGCGTGAAGCGCAGGCTGCACAGTGGGAACTGAACTATGTGGCGCTGGATGGCAACATCGGCTGCATGGTTAACGGTGCGGGCCTGGCAATGGGTACCATGGACATCGTTAAGCTGCACGGCGGTGAGCCAGCAAACTTCCTCGACGTAGGCGGTGGCGCAACCAAAGAGCGCGTAACCGAAGCGTTCAAAATCATCCTGTCTGACGACAACGTGAAGGCCGTTCTGGTTAACATCTTCGGCGGTATCGTGCGTTGTGACCTGATCGCCGACGGTATCATCGGTGCAGTGGAAGAAGTGGGTGTTAACGTTCCGGTGGTTGTGCGTCTGGAAGGTAACAACGCTGAACTCGGCGCGAAAAAACTGGCTGACAGCGGCCTGAATATTATTGCAGCGAAAAGTCTGACGGATGCAGCTCAGCAGGTTGTTGCCGCAGTGGAGGGGAAATAATGTCCGTTTTAATTAATAAAGATACCAAGGTTATCTGCCAGGGCTTCACCGGTAGCCAGGGGACTTTCCACTCCGAACAGGCGATTGCCTACGGTACGCAAATGGTTGGCGGCGTAACGCCAGGTAAAGGCGGTACTACGCACCTGGGTCTGCCGGTGTTTAACACCGTGCGTGAAGCCGTAGAAGCCACTGGCGCAACCGCGACCGTCATCTACGTTCCGGCACCGTTCTGCAAAGACTCCATTCTGGAAGCGATCGATGCAGGTATTAAACTGATCATCACCATCACTGAAGGCATCCCGACGCTGGATATGCTGACCGTGAAGGTTAAGCTGGATGAAGCTGGCGTGCGTATGATCGGCCCGAACTGCCCAGGCGTTATCACTCCAGGCGAATGCAAAATCGGTATCATGCCAGGCCACATTCACAAGCCGGGCAAAGTGGGTATCGTTTCCCGCTCCGGTACGCTGACCTATGAAGCGGTCAAACAGACCACCGATTACGGCTTCGGCCAGTCCACCTGTGTGGGCATCGGCGGTGACCCGATCCCGGGCTCTAACTTCATCGACATCCTGAAGCTGTTCCAGGAAGATCCACAGACCGAAGCGATCGTGATGATCGGTGAGATCGGTGGTAGCGCTGAAGAAGAAGCGGCTGCTTACATCAAAGAACACGTGACCAAGCCGGTTGTCGGTTACATCGCGGGTGTGACTGCGCCGAAAGGCAAGCGTATGGGTCACGCAGGTGCGATTATCGCGGGTGGTAAAGGTACGGCTGATGAGAAATTCGCAGCGCTGGAAGCCGCAGGCGTGAAAACCGTTCGCAGCCTGGCGGATATCGGCGAAGCACTGAAAACCATCATTAAGTAAATCCTCTCTGCTCTCTGCAAGGAGAGCGTTGAAATAAAAAAATGTCCGTTTCGACATGGTTGGCCGCTGTAAAGCGGCCTTTTTTTATTGCAGAAAATCCTCACGTATCGGCGTAAAGGTATCCAGCAGGGTTCCCGCCTTGTGACAGACGCAGCCGTGCATAACATTGGGTTGTTTGTACAGCGTATCGCCTGCTCTGACGATATGCGTTTCGTCGCCAATGGTAAATTCAAACTCACCGGAGAGAACATACGTCAACTGCTCGTGGGGATGGCTGTGCATGGGGCCGATGGCACCCTGCGCGAAATGTACTTCAACCGCCATCATATTGCCGGCATGGGCGAGGATCCGGCGGGTTACGCCATTCCCAGCCTCTTCCAGCTGGGTCTGATTGTGAAAAACAAACATCGTATTACCTCAGTTGTATAGTGAATGAGTGACTTCTGACCGAGCTGTCAGAGGCGGTATGTGCGGTTTAACGTCATGTCAATCACGGTTATTGTATCGTCGCTCTTCACGATATCGACTTTCCCGGTGCCCGTGAAATCTGTGACAAACACGAAGGAAATGCGCTTATCTCGGCTGCGTAATAGCAGGTAGTCGATCATCGATGTCGAAGGGTTATTCGGTCCCTGAGCTTTGATTAACGCCGTATTGTTGGTCGAAAAGCAGGTGACAGAAACCGGGGCGTCGGCCTGGAAGTGAACCTCCATTTTACCCTTCAGCGGCTGTTCAGTTGCCTGCTTAACGTAGGGGTAGCAGATCCGGACGCCATTCTGTGGCGCCGTCGGTGTTGTTGAGGCGTTGATGTGGTAAACCGCATCGACGCACTGGTAGTGAGGATTATCGACGTCCCATTTATCAATCAGCAGGTTTTCCGTCACGACGATGCTACGGCGAAAAACGATATCCCGGTAGGACTCATCATCCCACTCCACGTGAGTTTTGCTGTCGGGTAACACAGCGGCGCTGCACCAGTCCACTTCGGCGATCAGCCGCGATTCTCCCTCCTGCTGCTGGTAATCGAGAACCTTGGGTAGTGCAGGGGGCTGGTTGAGTCCGTTGACGCACAGCGTATTGTGCGAAAACGTATTTTTGTAGTAGCCATAGTGCAGCGGTGCGCCATAGCCGGTTGTGCCCAGATCGGGGAACAGCGCGCTGTAGTTATTGAAGACGATAAGGTTGAGTCTGTCGTAGTGATCGTGCTCGCCGCCATAAGGGCCATGTTTAATGCATACGGCGCGGCCTGGCGCGTTGCGGATTATCGTAAATCCGGCGTCAGGATTATGCTCATTACCCTCCGGGGCGCTTAACGCCTGCGCCGGCAGCGGTTGCCCATAGAAAAGGGCATCAATGTTGTCGCGCGGTCCAGCGGTGTATAGCCAGGCTAACAGCTCGCCATATTGCGGGTTGCCATAATAGTTGAACGCAAATTCATAGATATCGGCGTGGCCGAGTCTCTCCTGGCCGTTCACGCAGTCGTTTACTTTAGGCAGGGTCATATTCGGCATCAGCAGCGCCAATGGCAGCGACAGCATGTTCGTATACCAGGGCTTATCCAGCAGGCTGAACGGACCATGTTGGGCGAATTTCTCAAAGCCCATGAACGCCTCAAGCGCGTAATAGTGGTAATGCAGCGAACCTTCGAACCATAAGCCGCCGGGCAGCAGGGCATGTTCCAGCTGATACCGCAGGCCGTAAGGGCTGTTAACGGCAAACGTCAGATAGCGATCGTCGTCGAGAATCGCGCCGATAATGCCGATGGTCGCGCTGATCTTCACCTCGTGGTTGTGGATTTGATTGCTACGGTGCTGCATCAGAAAATCGGCTCCGCTGCGCAGCAGGCGTCGGGAAATATACTCATACTGTTCTGTCGTCAGCGCGGCGCTGACGATATCGAATCCACGGGCAAAATCGGCATGACAGTTGGCTTCACACAGCGTCTGCGCGTTGGCTTTACCGGGACCGTTATAAGGAATACCGCCGTGTTCTTCGTAGTCAGGGTAGTATTTTGCGTACTGCATCAGGATATCGGTAATTTTATTGAGGTATTTATTATCGTCCGTTAGCAGCCAGAGGATGCCCAGCTCATAGCACGCTTTAGCATTGAGCCCGTTAAGCCAGCGCCACCAGGCACCATAGTAAGGTTCACCGGTAAAGACGGCTCCATCAACCGGGCAACGGTGCTTATTGGGCGATTTCCGGTCCCAGAACAGCCGCACGCTGTGTTCCGGGCAGTAAAAATAGTGGTTCCAGGTGGCGCAGCCCGTTTGCGGAACCAGCGTGTCGTGGTTAAGGACGTCGCGGTTGTTTTCCTCCAGGCGGCGAAGGATCTCCGGCGTTACCCGGGCTTTTGCAGCGGCAATCTGTGCTTCTGTAAACTGTTTCATTATCTACCTGTATGCGTTGACGTGGCGCTTACTTCACCAATAC
This region includes:
- the sdhD gene encoding succinate dehydrogenase membrane anchor subunit; protein product: MVSNASALGRNGVHDFILVRATAIVLTLYIIYMIGFFATSGTLTWEIWSGFFGSAFTKVFTLLALFSILIHAWIGMWQVLTDYVKPLAIRLPLQLAIVVALVVYVIYGFVVVWGV
- the sdhB gene encoding succinate dehydrogenase iron-sulfur subunit SdhB, producing the protein MKLEFSVYRYNPDVDDAPRMQDYTLEAEEGRDMMLLDALIQLKEKDPTLSFRRSCREGVCGSDGVNMNGKNGLACITPISALQRPGQKIVIRPLPGLPVVRDLVVDMGQFYAQYEKIKPYLLNNGQNPPAREHLQSPEQREKLDGLYECILCACCSTSCPSFWWNPDKFIGPAGLLAAYRFLIDSRDTETDSRLEGLSDAFSVFRCHSIMNCVSVCPKGLNPTRAIGHIKSMLLQRSA
- the sdhA gene encoding succinate dehydrogenase flavoprotein subunit, with protein sequence MKLPVREFDAVVIGAGGAGMRAALQISQSGQTCALLSKVFPTRSHTVSAQGGITVALGNSHEDNWEWHMYDTVKGSDYIGDQDAIEYMCKTGPEAILELDHMGLPFSRLENGTIYQRPFGGQSKNFGGEQAARTAAAADRTGHALLHTLYQQNLKNHTTIFSEWYALDLVKNADGAIVGCTALCIETGEVVYFKARATVLATGGAGRIYQSTTNAHINTGDGVGMAIRAGVPVQDMEMWQFHPTGIAGAGVLVTEGCRGEGGYLLNKHGERFMERYAPNAKDLAGRDVVARSIMIEIREGRGCDGPWGPHAKLKLDHLGKEVLESRLPGILELSRTFAHVDPVKEPIPVIPTCHYMMGGIPTKVTGQALTVNEQGEDVVIPGLFAVGEIACVSVHGANRLGGNSLLDLVVFGRAVGLHLQESIAEQGDLRDATDDEIGASLERLNRWNGNRNGEDPVEIRKALQECMQHNFSVFREGDAMAKGLEQLKAIRERLKNARLDDTSSEFNTQRVECLELDNLMETAFATAMSANFRTESRGAHSRFDFPERDDENWLCHSLYLPESETMTRRQVNMEPKLRPAFPPKIRTY
- a CDS encoding citrate synthase, translating into MADTKATLTLNGDTAIELDVLKGTLGQDVIDIRTLGSKGVFTFDPGFTSTASCESKITYIDGDEGILLHRGFPIDQLATESNYLEVCYILLNGEKPTQAQYDEFKTTVTRHTMIHEQITRLFHAFRRDSHPMAVMCGITGALAAFYHDSLDVNNPRHRDIAAFRLLSKMPTMAAMCYKYSIGQPFVYPRNDLSYAGNFLRMMFSTPCEEYEVNPVLERAMDRILILHADHEQNASTSTVRTAGSSGANPFACIAAGIASLWGPAHGGANEAALKMLEEISSVEHIPEFVRRAKDKNDSFRLMGFGHRVYKNYDPRATVMRETCHEVLKELGTKDDLLEVAMELEHIALNDPYFIEKKLYPNVDFYSGIILKAMGIPSSMFTVIFAMARTVGWIAHWNEMHSEGMKIARPRQLYTGYEQRDFKSDLKR
- the sdhC gene encoding succinate dehydrogenase cytochrome b556 subunit encodes the protein MWALFMIRNVKKQRPVNLDLKTIRFPVTAIASILHRVSGVITFVAVGILLWLLGTSLSSPEGFLQASAIMNSFFVKFIMWGILTALAYHVVVGVRHMLMDFGYLEETFEAGKRSANISFVITVVLSLLAGVLVW